A section of the Phycodurus eques isolate BA_2022a chromosome 4, UOR_Pequ_1.1, whole genome shotgun sequence genome encodes:
- the cldn12 gene encoding claudin-12 has translation MSCRDIHATNAFAFIIAFVSLAGLAVAALVPQWRVTRLVTFNRNAKNVSVYDGLWTKCVKQDGYSGCYYYDAEWYSKVDQLDLRLLQFCVPAGLAFGSLALLLCMAGMCKTCCCSDKPEPDIKSIRFLVNSAGCHLVAGAFLFLGGAIAIAPSVWFLFGTKELNKRYDNIFSDGFAPYVSIGCSGGLMLAALLMFMWYCMCKKLPSPFWLPLPSMSTSASTQPLTANGFPPSPVYAPQPMPPQAYPPTVIDTQQYVPAQGYIQSVAAPAPPQVYMSQISAPDGYGSEAGGAQAYSYAPSQTYAPSQSYAPSQSYAPSHSYAPSYAGHRYSTRSRMSAIEIDIPVVTQ, from the exons ATGTCTTGCCGGGACATTCATGCCACAAATGCCTTTGCCTTCATCATCGCCTTCGTGTCTTTGGCCGGCTTGGCCGTGGCAGCGTTAGTCCCTCAGTGGCGCGTGACCCGACTTGTCACCTTCAATCGCAACGCCAAGAACGTCAGCGTGTACGACGGGCTGTGGACCAAGTGTGTCAAGCAAGACGGCTATTCGGGATGTTATTACTATGATGCCGAG TGGTACTCCAAAGTGGATCAACTGGACCTGAGGTTGCTGCAGTTCTGCGTACCTGCGGGACTGGCCTTTGGCTCTCTGGCCTTGCTGCTGTGCATGGCTGGGATGTGTAAAACCTGCTGCTGCTCCGACAAGCCCGAACCGGACATCAAGAGCATCCGGTTCTTGGTGAACAGTGCCGGCTGTCACTTGGTGGCAGGCGCGTTTCTCTTCCTGGGCGGCGCCATCGCTATCGCACCCTCTGTGTGGTTCCTGTTCGGTACCAAGGAGCTGAACAAGAGATACGACAACATTTTCTCGGACGGGTTTGCTCCGTACGTGTCCATAGGCTGCTCCGGGGGGCTGATGCTGGCCGCCCTGCTCATGTTcatgtggtactgcatgtgtaAGAAGCTGCCCTCGCCATTCTGGTTGCCCCTTCCCTCTATGTCCACCTCTGCGTCCACCCAGCCGCTCACGGCCAACGGTTTCCCGCCGTCGCCGGTTTATGCTCCTCAGCCCATGCCGCCTCAGGCCTATCCTCCCACGGTGATTGACACACAGCAATATGTGCCCGCGCAAGGCTACATTCAAAGCGTGGCTGCCCCTGCCCCACCACAAGTGTACATGTCTCAGATTTCTGCCCCTGATGGTTACGGCTCAGAAGCGGGTGGGGCCCAGGCCTACAGCTACGCACCCTCGCAGACCTACGCACCCTCCCAAAGCTACGCACCCTCCCAAAGCTACGCACCCTCACACAGTTACGCGCCCAGCTACGCCGGCCACCGCTACTCCACCCGCTCACGGATGTCTGCCATCGAGATTGACATTCCAGTGGTGACACAGTAA